The following proteins come from a genomic window of Brevibacillus antibioticus:
- a CDS encoding sigma factor-like helix-turn-helix DNA-binding protein, producing the protein MHDPIGTDKEGNEITLIDVLGTETNEVVDAVQLKLASNKIYQHIHILDERQKEVIIGRFGLHQDKEKTQREIARELGISRSVV; encoded by the coding sequence TTGCACGACCCAATCGGAACAGATAAAGAAGGCAATGAAATCACCTTAATCGACGTCCTTGGCACAGAAACCAACGAAGTGGTTGACGCTGTGCAGCTCAAGTTGGCGTCTAATAAGATTTACCAGCACATACACATCCTCGATGAGCGCCAAAAAGAGGTGATCATCGGCAGGTTTGGGCTGCATCAGGACAAAGAAAAGACACAGCGCGAAATTGCACGTGAGCTGGGTATTTCTCGTTCAGTTGTTTAA